Genomic DNA from Anas platyrhynchos isolate ZD024472 breed Pekin duck chromosome 36, IASCAAS_PekinDuck_T2T, whole genome shotgun sequence:
CATCTTTGCTTTCAAACTTCAGTTTTGTTCCAAAGTAATAATCATCAAAACATCCAGATTAAAAAGTATGCTTGAGTaagcaaaatgtttcagaaacacTCAACCTGAGCTTCAAGTTCAATTGCATTAAGATATAAGGATGGATAATCAGAGTGATGCCCAACTATATGTAATTCAGATAAACGCCCTTTAAATTTGAGCTATTGGTGCTATCAAAGAGTGCAGGCTGAGCACAGAGTGCTTCTGTCTTCCAACAGTTACTTCAAATGCTAATATGACCGTTCACTAAAATCTTTGAGGCCATGAAAATGCTCACAGTTAAAATTACAGCTGATTTTGCCAGAGTTACTCACTATAAAGTAAATACTTAAGAGTAAGCAGAAATGAAGTTGTATGGTAGGAAATAAAGTGATTGCTTTCTACTAGAAGTTTCTCATCTATTTAGACAGAAATGCCATAAATCAGCACCTGTGCACCCTGTAAGTAACTGTCCTTTCCCAAATGAGACAAGCTTGAAAGATGTCACAAAATTACTAAGATTTCATTTTCCAAAGTTACCGAAGGTCCTTTAcaacgtgtgtgtgtgtctgggaGGGGGCAAAGGAGCAACCCTTTTCAAAGCCAAAACCTCAGAATATTACTATAAGCTAATTGGTCAGATTCCACAAACTTTTTCTCCCCAGGTCACGAGCCCCCAGATTAAGGATCAGAAAAACTGACAACCACCCTAGGATCTCAAGATTATGGAACTGGCAAGTCTCAGGGATTCCAAACAGAGTTTGataaagcaacatttttatCTCACAACAACAACTACGCATCTTGCAGCCTGTTTTTCTAGTAGAAcacatttaagaaaagaaaatttgtatGGAGTATTTCTATTTCACCATTACTATTCCCAAAGcagacattaaataaataaataaaacacaacaccaccacaacttttttttttttttttaggcagaGAATCCATACCTTCTGCAGcgttctatttttttcttttgccttcatTGGAATCCTGCTTTGGTCTAGCTGAACGAGCAAATTGCTGAGATTCTGTTAAGGACCACAAGTGCCAATGATAAACAGAAGACTCAACCAAGGAGCAAAATGGGAGCATAATTTCAGCAAAGGGTAGTTTAAAAAAcatccttttgtttttctgtgactgAGTTCTACTATGGCATTAAATATGGTAACAATAGTGTGTACTAGCAAAAGATCAGGACCTTGCTGAACTGCAGCATTCATTAAGATAGTATTGTGAACTCCTGGATAGCTAAGTAAGGAGGACAGATTAGGAATTGTTTAGGTGAAGGTGCAAACTGACAAATGAAAGCAGAGGACACACTCAAGATCTCTAAAGATacctgggaggaaaaaagattataaaaaaaaaaaaaaaaaaggagaatagGCTGGAGGGAACAAGActacaaagaaaggaaataaactaCAAAacatttaagtgaaaaaaagggacaggtaaatatttaataccttaggacaaaaaaaaaaaaaaaagacaatccAATCAAAAAAGGTAACTAATAGTTGCCTGCAAAGTAACTAACAGttccagctggaaaagaaaTCTAAACAAAGAGGACTGACTCTGACAGGGACATTTCTAAATATTCTTGGTTTTACATTGTAATTGAAATAGAACACATATTTGTGAATGTAAATCCTTGACAAAAGGAGTTTGTACATtatgctaaaaaaaacaaaacaaacaaaaaaaaccacaaaacaactcACTTGACCTCCCAATTCTGCAAATGTATGCTTAACCAAGTCGAAAAACCTATCTAATTTAAATGCAACGGTTATACAAGCTAAATTATCTTTTTGATTGTGTTTGCAGGATCAAAGAGCAGAAAAGTCAATTTAAGTCTTACGTAAAGCACACTTACTTTCCTATTTCAGAAGGGGTGTCTACATATAAGTTATAATAAAATTACCAATAACACGCTAGGGTATGCTGTCTGGTTTTCTTAAGGTATCTTCTCTTGCCATCAAATTCTAACAAAGCAGAACCCTCTATAGAGACAAAACTAGAGACTGACAGAAATTCCAGAGAATATAATGTAATTTGACAAAAAAGATACAACCACCATGGGTTTTTCGAATAAGACATATCCGTTTGCTTCTTTTAAAGCTTTAGCAGCTGCTTTTTCATTAGGAAGTCCAATGAAAGCCTGTCCCTTCATACGACCTTCTTTCATCAAACGTATATCAAACCTAGAGGCAAAATTGAGAATTAGGACATATTGTTTAAACACACTGATATTTCACAGTACAGATACAATGCTCATGCGTAAAGTAGGAATGTCAAAAATAGAAGCAGTGCCTACGTGCAGGCATTAAGTCATTGGAGACTGGGAGAAGCTATTTAGTGGCATTAGGTTGCAGGATTGGACGTTGGTGTACAACTGCAATAAATACAAGGTATGCAAACTGAACAGATACACACTATTATCTGCACTGTATTCATTCTGCATTGCTCAGCCAATAAACAGTAAATTTAGTAAGCAAAATATAAAGGCAAAATAATGAGGTCTTCAGAAACtgtgcaaaaaatattttttatttctgtacttcTGATGAGAAGCATTTTTCCCCcataaaaacacagaagcagaaagaaaagagtggggaaaaaagtaaaaatgactAGTTTTCAAATCATAATTTTCACCAGTATTATAAACTGGTAAAAGTTTACTTTTAACCAAGTATCAAAGTCACTTACATATTTCGTTCCAGTTCTGACTGGAAGTCCACATATCTTCCAAAAATGAATTTAAGATCCTGCAATTAAAGGACAGGCATAAGAAGAAAGCTgctaaaaagactttttaataaatattcaaattttGTTGTTTACCTACCTTTTCTTGAACTTGTTTAGCTAAATTCTTCACATATATTCTGCAATTTGGATCACCTGGCTCATAGTttttgaagacagaaaacttttccatttcttgaagaagacagaaaaacagtcTAAATATTTTAGGTCATGTAATTATTGTATATTTTTGCTCAGTACAAGACAAATTATAAAATTGTATGCAataaactaaaagaagaaatacttaAAACTTTTCATTACAACAAAGCAAAGAtctattaaataatttattctcgTTATTGTACCTTCTCTAGAAAGCCTGTTTTTTTCTAGTTCccttctagaaataaattctgatggtatttcctcatcttcttcctcagttttcattttatcatTTGAGCTAGGAGCTGGGAAAATCCTTCCAAATCCTGTGTTATTGATTTCTTCTGTAGCAGCACAAAGGTCTGTAATTTGAACACATTAAACAAGTAGCTCATATAATTATTCACAAGAGgaacaacagcaaacaaaaaaagtatattCCTTTTAGTAACATTTGAACATAGTTGACTCTGTAACTAAATATGAACACATCGTTAAGGAAATGCGTCCTATTTCCTGGCTTGACAAATACATTTGATCTATATAGCTCAATGAAATCAACTGCATTACCAAGAAAAGCTGCAGCACGTGCCGGTTACATTAAAAGTGGGCCCACTGTTCAAGCCTGTATGAACAGTTtacttaattttcattaaaaaaaaaaaaaaagtatattattgtaaaatactgaaaaacagaCTGACCCACAACCCTTCTAGAAATCATCACACTTCACAGTTAGCATGGTATAGCAGATTATCACTCTGTCACAGAGAAGAAGCTGGCAAACACATGAATACTAGTCTAAGAGCTGGAAAGGGAAAATCTAAAATTAGCTTGATATATTCAATTACACTATAGTGTGTATGCGTTTGTACAGTATTTGTTAAAAGTAACCTAAATTTTATAAAAGAGCAGTTCACCATTAAACATGGTGAACTTCAAAAGACCTTCAAAATCCTCTAGATCCTCTACTATACCAAAGCACACAGCTCTGTgctttaaaataggaaaaaacaacaaatgcagACAAGATTCAAGTTGGTGTTCTTAaacaaaggtttgttttttaaacaaaccttGACAGATACAATTTATGAAAACTCCTCcaacacaaaagaagaaaaaatttagGCAATGGAATTCTAATAGCTTTCtctggaaaacagctttttttttttcaagttaatattaaataaatttgaagTATATACTcctaccatttttttcttctctatccGACTTTATCTGAAGAACAGATGGGATGTCAGTAGTAATATGGAACTCAATTTTTTTATGACCTACATGCTGTGGCTGCTCAAAGACATCTGAAGGTGACAGTGTAGGGTGCATAttactgtttaaaacaaaaaacattaaagattCAGTGACTGACAAATGCATAATCAATTAAAGATTTATTCCAGATAGAGttcatcctattttttttataaacaaataaacaagttccataaatttcatttcataaatttcatttaatacaATTTAATTTGATTAAAACACTGCAAATACATTAGGTTTGACTGacactgaaaacaacaacaaaaaaagaacatccCATATTACAATATATGCAGACACTTCCCAAAAAGCTGTAGGGAACCtcaataagaaaaataatcatcaCGTCTCCTGCTCTCACATAGTATAAAAATATACCACAGCActtggaggaagaggaaggctgttgaaaaaaaatgcattctcaGTAGATCATCACTGGATAGAAGTACTTCACTAATATCTACTGTTCCAGAATACTGCAatttcaaaaatcaaaatgatgTAGGCcaaagcagtttttattttttaagacagTTACCCCAGGCAATAAATCCAGATCACTTCTGTCAGCACTGtgatatgactttttttttttttaatgaaaaaggaatTCTTGTTAGTTTGATAGCAAGATAAAGAGCTTCAACTAGGCAAACATTACACACTGAAGCTGTTGAGCAGAATTTAGTTCAAACTATGTGACAATTTGGACTAATTACGTATCAGTGAGAAAAGAATACTTTTATCAACACAACACTAAAGCAAACAGAATGCAGAAAAAAGACATTTAGTAAAAAAGAatagttttcttaaaaagagGAAGCACCATAGAAATAATACAAACCTGTGGGGAGCACACACTGGAACACTGAGTAAATctttaattctttgtttttttctaacacCACGCCTCTTTGTGTTTATTGGTCTTTTAGGCTGAAGGGTTGCTAATTCCATCAATTTGGTCattctgtgataaaaaaaaaaaaaagcacggtTTGAGAATGCAAATGCGCAAATATAACCCTTCTCCCTTCCTTAAAACCCTGGAAATGCAACTTTTCAGAATACAAGTTATTTGTCAAGCTGCTTTAAGATCTAAACCACACTAAAACTATTGTTATAGTTACAGTAATCTGATATACCTGGAGTAAAGGAGCATCAtgtaagggaaaaaacaaaatcatgaGTTCAGTGACATCCCTTTCTTCCCAAAGTATGCATTTAAGTTGGACATCAAAGCagtaaaaatactaaaaagCTCCAAGCTGAACCTTTGTTATAATGCCATTTTCACCTAACAgaaccttttgtttttttccaaatgcatgtATTTTCTGCATATAGCTAGTTATTTCCTCATTTACTTTTCTTGTCAGTTTAAATGGCAGGAAAAGAAGACTGTTTCTTCATTTACTATTATTACAAAGCTtaaaaaacagttctgatttACACCAATTCAGCTCTAAAGCTGTCAGAAAATCCTCAGCACGcacattattattacttataCACACTGATATACAAAGAACAGTTTGGAAGTCAGAGTGCACAAACAATTGAGGCTGAGTAGTTAACTCACTAAAAATGTGTAGAACTGaagaaaccagaaaacaaatcaaTTATTACTTCCTTATACTTGCATTCTCTCTTCATgatgagttttgttttcattattcgTACACAGAAACATGATAATTTGTACACCACATGACCATGTTTTGTCTTACTGTGGTTCAGAACAGCATTGTCCTCCTGTTTTCAAGTTGCTCTTGAGCTTCCTTGAGAATGTTCAAGGATTTCACCACCGGCAGAACTGAAATCTATACAAGTAAAAACACcacttaaaaaaacacacaaaagccTGCAAATGACTAAAATGCACacctctctttttcctcctcgTTATCACTTTCATATTCTGATTCATCCTCGCTAGATACttgctcttcttcctcttcaggcAAAGGAGGCTCTTCAGGAGGCAGAGGTGGGATTGGGGGAGGTGGCACAGGCACTGGTAAATACTCTTCATACTAAAtatggggagaaagaaaaaaatctttagtcacttttttaaataaaaattttgccTATCTTGTTTTCCTTGCACATAATAAAAAGGATCAAGCAGTAAATTACAAGATGACTAGAAACAACTTTTTAAAGTACATTTGCAGGGACCTTGACAGTATTTCGATAAACTActttagaaatgaaaacttccacgctaaaaaaaaaaaaaaagtttgctgctcTCTGAAACGCAACAGTGAATATTTCTATAATTTTAATGTGAAGAGTTAAACGTAAAAGTTGAAATGACATCCACGGGTGTTTATTTTGCACTTGTTTATAAGGACTTTTTTGAGAGAAGTATGGTAAAAACATACACAAGGAGCCTTAACCTCCAAACTACCTCTGGTTCTGCACTGAACTTTCTTTCCACGAACTACGAAAGTTACAGCGTTTCTAAGCAGTGAGAATTTCATGAAAGGAATCTGTTttcagcctggcacaggccctacagctggctgcggggactatccagaaatctactccagaaatacagt
This window encodes:
- the LOC140000991 gene encoding RNA-binding region-containing protein 3-like — protein: MTKLMELATLQPKRPINTKRRGVRKKQRIKDLLSVPVCAPHSNMHPTLSPSDVFEQPQHVGHKKIEFHITTDIPSVLQIKSDREEKNDLCAATEEINNTGFGRIFPAPSSNDKMKTEEEDEEIPSEFISRRELEKNRLSREEMEKFSVFKNYEPGDPNCRIYVKNLAKQVQEKDLKFIFGRYVDFQSELERNMFDIRLMKEGRMKGQAFIGLPNEKAAAKALKEANGYVLFEKPMVVQFARSARPKQDSNEGKRKK